The Natronomonas salsuginis genome includes a region encoding these proteins:
- a CDS encoding NUDIX hydrolase produces MDWERVVNYGPVETVEGDREAAVLVPVITRADGEYLLFTKRADHLGEHPGQMSFPGGGREPDDDSLETTAKREALEEIGLDPEAAEIVGRLDDIPTVSNYAVRPFVARIPDAEYVPDEREVAEIAILPVAALTDRRNYESERRDHPFYDDIRVHYFRVDGYTVWGATGRMLVQFLELATDWRMPAEPDRVVDPDAEYPV; encoded by the coding sequence ATGGACTGGGAGCGGGTCGTGAACTACGGACCGGTCGAAACCGTCGAGGGGGACAGGGAGGCGGCCGTCCTCGTCCCGGTCATCACCCGCGCCGACGGCGAGTACCTGCTCTTTACGAAGCGCGCCGACCATCTCGGCGAGCATCCGGGACAGATGAGCTTCCCCGGCGGGGGGCGCGAACCCGACGACGACAGCCTCGAAACGACTGCGAAGCGCGAGGCCCTCGAGGAGATCGGACTCGACCCCGAGGCGGCCGAGATCGTCGGCCGCCTCGACGACATCCCGACAGTGTCGAACTACGCGGTCCGACCCTTCGTCGCGCGGATCCCGGACGCGGAGTACGTCCCAGACGAGCGCGAGGTCGCCGAGATCGCGATCCTGCCGGTCGCAGCGCTTACCGACCGCCGAAACTACGAGTCAGAGCGACGCGATCACCCCTTCTACGACGACATCCGGGTCCACTACTTCCGCGTCGACGGCTACACGGTCTGGGGGGCGACCGGCCGGATGTTGGTGCAGTTTCTCGAACTGGCCACCGACTGGCGGATGCCGGCCGAGCCGGATCGCGTCGTCGATCCCGACGCCGAGTATCCGGTGTAG
- a CDS encoding DUF7109 family protein, with the protein MFTPDEVAGVVDLFGALTREQANAALSELAYRRGEEPPEDAIDDALAAFALVGFDHDGDRLVAPGPAAFPELPEGAEDLPHILDIDGGVVDRAAIADAAVDRLRTEAVCAATLDASNRATALVDISYDIETWGGPDLAAIRALLDTVRDGTNY; encoded by the coding sequence ATGTTCACGCCCGACGAGGTTGCCGGCGTCGTCGATCTCTTCGGGGCGTTGACCCGCGAGCAAGCGAATGCCGCGCTCTCGGAGCTCGCCTACCGGCGCGGCGAGGAGCCGCCGGAGGACGCCATCGACGACGCACTCGCGGCCTTCGCGCTCGTCGGTTTCGACCACGATGGGGATCGGCTCGTGGCGCCCGGACCGGCCGCCTTCCCCGAACTCCCCGAGGGCGCGGAGGACCTCCCGCACATTCTCGACATCGACGGCGGCGTGGTCGACAGGGCGGCAATCGCCGACGCGGCGGTCGATCGACTCCGGACGGAAGCAGTCTGTGCGGCGACCCTCGACGCGAGCAACCGGGCGACGGCGCTTGTCGATATCAGCTACGACATCGAGACGTGGGGCGGGCCCGACCTCGCGGCGATCAGAGCGCTCCTCGACACCGTCCGAGATGGGACGAACTATTAA
- the dcd gene encoding dCTP deaminase, translating into MILSDTDIRRRLTDGDLVVEPLADPELQIQPASIDLRLGREFLEFQRTNISCIHPNREGEVGEYVEETYVEEGEEFILHPGDFVLGTTKERVEIPPDLLGTVQGRSSLGRLAIVIHATAGIIDPGYRGQITLELSNLGTAPVALSPDMRISQVIFTELKSAASSPYGSDRGSKYQDQTGPQASRIQSDEEFGGEQLER; encoded by the coding sequence ATGATCCTCTCCGACACCGACATCCGGCGGCGGCTGACCGACGGTGATCTCGTCGTCGAACCGCTCGCCGATCCGGAACTACAGATCCAGCCGGCGAGCATCGACCTCCGTCTCGGCCGGGAGTTCCTGGAGTTCCAGCGCACCAACATCTCCTGCATCCACCCGAACCGCGAAGGGGAAGTCGGCGAGTACGTCGAGGAGACCTACGTCGAGGAGGGCGAGGAGTTCATCCTCCACCCCGGCGACTTCGTCCTCGGGACGACCAAAGAGCGCGTCGAGATCCCGCCGGATCTCCTGGGGACCGTTCAGGGGCGCTCCTCGCTCGGCCGGCTCGCGATCGTCATCCACGCGACCGCGGGTATCATCGATCCCGGCTACCGCGGCCAGATCACCCTCGAACTGTCGAACCTCGGGACGGCACCGGTCGCGTTGAGCCCCGACATGCGCATCTCGCAGGTGATCTTCACGGAGCTGAAAAGCGCCGCGTCGTCGCCCTACGGCAGCGACCGCGGCTCGAAGTATCAGGATCAGACGGGCCCGCAAGCGTCGCGGATCCAGTCGGACGAGGAGTTCGGCGGCGAACAGTTGGAGCGATGA
- a CDS encoding thiamine-phosphate synthase family protein: MKFIEEVVVEEFLPTFRTMLAGALRERGRTQSEVADLLGISQSAVSKYAHGEVEVNDAIKSDDRVIELVERLAGGLSSGDMSRVQALVETEVLIRRLERGDLLARRHEAAYPPIAAYDGPLDIHDPEGELRMTERVRSSVRRGVRTLENTSGFAALIPAVGSNLVEALPGATTIDEVAGVPGRILDIKGRATVPGDPEFGVSAHVASLLLATRAAGSDARAALNVSYDAETIDALESAGYVVAEFDADADLEAAVADALAETPDADVLYQTGGFGIEPICYLLDADASAVVEAVRHVAR, encoded by the coding sequence ATGAAATTCATCGAGGAGGTCGTCGTCGAGGAGTTCCTCCCGACGTTTCGAACCATGCTCGCAGGCGCGCTCCGCGAGCGCGGCCGGACTCAAAGCGAGGTCGCCGACCTGCTCGGGATCAGCCAGAGCGCCGTCTCGAAGTACGCTCACGGCGAGGTCGAGGTCAACGACGCGATCAAGTCGGACGATCGCGTCATAGAGTTGGTCGAACGACTCGCTGGAGGGCTTTCGTCCGGCGATATGAGCCGCGTTCAGGCGCTCGTCGAGACCGAGGTGTTGATCCGGCGGCTCGAACGCGGCGATCTGCTCGCCCGCCGCCACGAGGCTGCGTATCCGCCGATCGCGGCGTACGACGGGCCGCTGGACATTCACGACCCCGAGGGTGAACTGCGGATGACCGAACGTGTCAGGTCGTCGGTCAGACGCGGCGTCAGAACGCTCGAAAATACGAGCGGCTTCGCCGCGCTCATCCCCGCTGTGGGATCGAATCTCGTCGAGGCGCTCCCCGGCGCGACGACGATCGACGAGGTCGCGGGCGTCCCCGGACGGATCCTCGATATCAAGGGTCGCGCGACCGTGCCCGGCGATCCGGAGTTCGGTGTCTCGGCGCACGTCGCCTCGCTCCTACTCGCCACCCGCGCCGCCGGATCGGACGCACGCGCGGCGCTCAACGTCAGCTACGACGCCGAGACGATCGACGCGCTCGAATCGGCCGGCTACGTGGTCGCCGAGTTCGACGCCGACGCTGACCTCGAGGCCGCCGTCGCCGACGCCCTCGCCGAGACGCCGGACGCGGACGTCCTCTATCAGACCGGTGGCTTCGGGATCGAGCCGATCTGTTATCTGCTCGACGCCGACGCCTCCGCGGTCGTCGAGGCCGTTCGGCACGTCGCGCGATGA